From Microbacterium sp. LWH7-1.2:
GAATCGAGGATGGCGTTTCACGTGAAACTCCGAACAGATGCCGGCACGACGTGTGAAAGCGAAGTCGGTGCGCGTGCCGCAGTTCGCGCCTCCCACACCGGACGTTTCACGTGAAACACGGGCAGGTCAATCCCCTGCAGCGCGTCCCCCGCCCGATGCCGGGAGGGCGGTGCGTCGGGCAGTTCTCTCACTCCCGCCGCCGTCGCTCAGGATGCTGATCCTCCGACCTGGTCCTCTGTCGGGACGAAGGCGTCTTCGGGGGCGACGGGTCGGGCGGAGTCGGGGAGGACGCAGATCGCCCTCGCCACGGACGTGTCGCCCAGGGGCGCCCGCAAGAACCAGCACCCCGATTACTCGTTGGTTCGCGGGTACCGGCACAAATCCGCATGGGTCCGCTTCGTCTTCAGGCGGCGGGTTGGCGTGCCCGATCGGGTCGCCCGAGGTTGACTAGGAAGGGTGGATCATCCACGCGGAACAGTAGGGAACGCATGAATAAGTGGCTCCGACGGCTAGGGATGGGGGGAAGGCGGGATAGGGTGGAAGACGATGTTGAGCGGCTCGGGCACGGGGGAGAGTTTCACGTGAAACAACCCGACGAGATCGAGGCTCAGGCATCCTTCTCGTCCGATGAGCCGCCGACCGTCTGGACGCCGGAGTCTTCCGCAACGGAGGACACCTCCACTGACGAGGACACCAGCGACGGCGAGACCACCTCGAACAGCGAAGGCTCCAGTCCCGACGAAGGGGTCCTTTCCGAGGAGCCCTCGGCCCAGGGCGACGAGGACGAATCGCCGGACTCCGACGGCGATGTCGCATCGGATGAGTACGCTGAATCCCCCCAAGACACCGCACCGCCCGAGGGTGACACCGTCACGCAGGAAGAGGAATCCCCCATCGTGCAGCAAGACGGCGCAGCGCTCGCGCAGGACGAAGACGACTCGCCCATCGCGCGGGAGCTCGCAGACCTCTCCGCCCGTCGCAAAGCCCTCGAAGAGGCCGACGTCGAACTCACCGGGCGCACTCGAGTACTCACCGTCTCGAACCAGAAGGGCGGCGTGGGCAAGACGACCACGACCGTCAACCTGGCTGCTGCCCTGGCTGAGCGCGGTGCCAAGGTGCTCGTGATCGACCTCGACCCGCAGGGCAACGCATCGACGGCGCTGGGAGTGCCGCACACCGCTGACACGCCGAGCGTGTACGACGTGCTCATCGACGAGTTCCCCCTCGCGGACATCATCCAAGTGAGCCCCGAGTCGCCCAACCTGCTGTGCGCGCCGAGCACCATCCACCTCGCCGGCGCCGAGATCGAGCTGGTGTCACAGGTCGCCCGCGAGCACCGCCTGCGTGTCGCCGTCGACGAGTACCTCACCACGAACGCCGGAGAGCTCGACTTCATCCTCATCGACTGTCCGCCGTCGCTCGGACTGCTCACCATCAACGCGTTCACCGCCGCGAGCGAGCTTCTGATCCCCATCCAGTGCGAGTACTACGCGCTCGAAGGCCTGAGTCAGCTCCTCGGGACGGTGCGGATGATCCAGAAGCACCTGAACCCGCGCCTGGAGCTGTCGACCATCATGCTGACGATGTACGACGGGCGAACGAGACTCGCGCAGCAGGTCGCCGACGAGGTGCGTGCCCACTTCCCCACCGAAGTGCTCGACACGATCATCCCGCGGTCCGTGCGCGTCTCGGAGGCGCCGAGTTTCGGGCAGTCCGTCCTCGCTTACGATGGACAGTCGGCCGGTGCCATCGCATACCGCGAAGCGGCTGTCGAGATGATCCGGCGCGACAGCGCCTCGAATGAAAGGGGCGCGTGATGGCAGCGAAGCGCACAGGACTCGGCCGCGGAATCGGCGCACTGATCCCGACCAGCGAGCAGGCCGATGAGCGTCCGGCCGATGTCTTCTTCCCTCGTGCGGTCGCCGTGGCCGAAGCGGAGCCGTCCGTCGAGGTCGTCGAGCCCGACGGACACGACGACCTCGTCGAGGTGCCCGGTGCCCGACTGGCGCACATCGACCCGCACGACATCGTGCCGAACCCGCGTCAGCCGCGTACGAACTTCGACCCCGAGCACTTCGCAGAACTCGTTCACAGTGTCCGTGAGTTCGGCGTCCTGCAGCCCGTCGTGGTCCGGCTCAACGAGAAGGGCGACTACGAGCTCATCATGGGTGAGCGGCGTACCCGCGCCGCCCGCGAGGCGGGCCTCACCTCGATCCCCGCGATCGTGCGCGACACCGCCGACGAGCACCTGCTCCGCGATGCCCTCCTCGAGAACCTGCACCGCTCGGAGCTGAACCCCCTGGAAGAGGCCTCTGCGTACCAGCAGCTGCTCGAGGACTTCGGCATCACGCAGGAAGAGCTCGCCACCCGCATCGGCCGCTCGCGTCCGCAGATCAGCAACACGATCCGCCTGCTCAAGCTCCCGATGCCGGTGCAGCAGCGGGTGGCCGCGGGGGTGCTCACTGCCGGGCACGCCCGTGCGATCCTGTCGCTCGAAGACGCGGCGGCGATGCAGCGATTCGCCGACAAGATCGTCAACGAGGATCTCTCGGTCCGTGCCGCGGAGGCGGCGGCGAAGCTTCCGGATGCCTCCCCCACCCGTTCGACGAAGCCGCAGGCGGGTTCGCGCCGGGCACACCTGGACGATGTCGCGGGACGCCTGGGAGACCGGCTCAACACACGTGTGAAGATCTCGCTGACCGCCCGAAAAGGCCAGATCAGCATTGACTTCGCTACGATTCAGGACCTCAACCGGATCCTCGCTGAGCTCGGTGAGACGGAGTACGGAGCCCTCGAGGCCTCATAGCGGCCGGAGTGCCTCGGCGCGCCGGCGCAGGGCCTCGGCCTCGGCCGCGTTGCCCGGCAGCGCTGCGGCCGCGAGGAACTCCGCGGCCGCAGCATCCGCTCGTCCGAGGCGCTCCAGAAGCTCCGCACGGACCGCGGGCAACGGGCGGAAGCCCGACAATTCGGGTGCGAGCGCGTCCACCACGGCGAGAGCGGGCTCAGGGCCGCGGGCCATGGAGAGCGCGACGGCGCGATTGAGGCGCACGACGGCCGACGGCGCGAGCGACTCCAGAGCGTCGTAGAGCCGGAGGATCTGCTCCCAGTCCGTCTCGGCGAACGTGGGGGCCACCGCATGGCATTGCGCGATCGCGGCCTGCAGGCCGTAGTAGCCGAGCCCGCGGGTCGAGGCATCCGCTCGTCTCATCGCGTCGCTGCCTCGGGTGATCGCGGAGCGATCCCATCGGCGGCGATCCTGATCTTCGAGGGTGAGCGGCAGACCCTCGGCATCGATGCGCGCCGCGAAGCGCGACGTCTGGAACTCCATGAGCGCGATGAGCGACCAGATCTCGGGCTCGCGTGGCATGAGCGCGACGAGCTGCCGACCGAGCCGCACCGCCTCGCGAGCGACGTCGGGACGAATGAGCCCCTCCCCCTCTGCGGCCGAGTATCCCTCGGTGAAGAGCAGGTAGATCACCTGCAGCACGCTCGCGAGCCGCGCCGGGCGCTCGGCGCGGCCGGGCACCTCGAAAGGCACGCCTTCCGCAGCGAGTGTCCGCTTGGCCCGGACGATCCGCTGCTGCACGGTCGGCACCGTCATGAGCAGCGCCCGCGCGATCTGCTCGGTGGTGAGGCCCGCCACGGTGCGCAGCGTCAGGGCGAGACGCGCCTGCGCGGGAAGCACGGGGTGGCACGCGACGAAGACGAGACGCAGCACGTCGTCGTCGATGCGGTCGGGGTCGGCGTCGTCGGGCACCGAGTCGATCGCCTCGATCGCGAGGGCCTCTGACACGAAGAGCGGCTCGCGCTGAGACATCCGTTCGCGTCGCCGCCACCCGTCGATCGCGCGCCGCTTGGCCACCGACATGAGCCATGCTCCGGGATTGTCAGGGATGCCGCTGCCCGGCCA
This genomic window contains:
- a CDS encoding AAA family ATPase — protein: MVQQDGAALAQDEDDSPIARELADLSARRKALEEADVELTGRTRVLTVSNQKGGVGKTTTTVNLAAALAERGAKVLVIDLDPQGNASTALGVPHTADTPSVYDVLIDEFPLADIIQVSPESPNLLCAPSTIHLAGAEIELVSQVAREHRLRVAVDEYLTTNAGELDFILIDCPPSLGLLTINAFTAASELLIPIQCEYYALEGLSQLLGTVRMIQKHLNPRLELSTIMLTMYDGRTRLAQQVADEVRAHFPTEVLDTIIPRSVRVSEAPSFGQSVLAYDGQSAGAIAYREAAVEMIRRDSASNERGA
- a CDS encoding ParB/RepB/Spo0J family partition protein, which produces MAAKRTGLGRGIGALIPTSEQADERPADVFFPRAVAVAEAEPSVEVVEPDGHDDLVEVPGARLAHIDPHDIVPNPRQPRTNFDPEHFAELVHSVREFGVLQPVVVRLNEKGDYELIMGERRTRAAREAGLTSIPAIVRDTADEHLLRDALLENLHRSELNPLEEASAYQQLLEDFGITQEELATRIGRSRPQISNTIRLLKLPMPVQQRVAAGVLTAGHARAILSLEDAAAMQRFADKIVNEDLSVRAAEAAAKLPDASPTRSTKPQAGSRRAHLDDVAGRLGDRLNTRVKISLTARKGQISIDFATIQDLNRILAELGETEYGALEAS
- a CDS encoding sigma-70 family RNA polymerase sigma factor; the protein is MTPDDAGHARRAVEAVWRDESARIVSALARHTGDFAWAEDLAQEALVEAIAAWPGSGIPDNPGAWLMSVAKRRAIDGWRRRERMSQREPLFVSEALAIEAIDSVPDDADPDRIDDDVLRLVFVACHPVLPAQARLALTLRTVAGLTTEQIARALLMTVPTVQQRIVRAKRTLAAEGVPFEVPGRAERPARLASVLQVIYLLFTEGYSAAEGEGLIRPDVAREAVRLGRQLVALMPREPEIWSLIALMEFQTSRFAARIDAEGLPLTLEDQDRRRWDRSAITRGSDAMRRADASTRGLGYYGLQAAIAQCHAVAPTFAETDWEQILRLYDALESLAPSAVVRLNRAVALSMARGPEPALAVVDALAPELSGFRPLPAVRAELLERLGRADAAAAEFLAAAALPGNAAEAEALRRRAEALRPL